Proteins from a genomic interval of Xanthomonas sp. AM6:
- a CDS encoding SMP-30/gluconolactonase/LRE family protein, which yields MPARLPFLAASGAALLLACTAAAAAPAADTALFRARDLIGDGVFTHGIEGPASGPDGALYVVNFGHDGSIGRVGFAADGHATAALFVDLPAGSIGNGIRFDRAGRMYVADYARHRILRIAPDSKRIEVYATLPGAFQPNDIAIAADGTLYASDPDWKGSGGQLWRIGRDRSAHLVETGMGTTNGIEVSPDGTRLYVNESVQRKLWVYDRAGDGTLSNKRLLRAFPDFGLDGMRCDAAGNLYLARYDAGKVLVLAPDGTLLHEIATKGRKPTNVAFGGKDGRDVYVTLQDRGAIETFRSDLPGREHGR from the coding sequence CTGCTGGCCTGCACTGCGGCCGCAGCGGCACCGGCCGCGGACACCGCGTTGTTCCGCGCCCGCGACCTGATCGGCGACGGCGTGTTCACCCACGGCATCGAGGGCCCGGCCAGCGGTCCGGACGGCGCGCTGTACGTGGTCAACTTCGGCCACGACGGCAGCATCGGCCGGGTCGGCTTCGCTGCCGACGGCCACGCGACGGCGGCGCTGTTCGTGGACCTGCCCGCCGGCAGCATCGGCAACGGCATCCGCTTCGACCGCGCCGGGCGCATGTACGTGGCCGACTACGCCCGGCACCGGATCCTGCGCATCGCGCCGGACAGCAAGCGCATCGAGGTCTATGCCACGCTGCCCGGCGCGTTCCAGCCCAACGACATCGCCATCGCCGCGGACGGCACCCTGTACGCCAGTGACCCGGACTGGAAGGGCAGCGGCGGCCAGCTGTGGCGCATCGGCCGCGACCGCAGCGCGCACCTGGTCGAGACCGGCATGGGCACCACCAACGGCATCGAGGTCAGCCCCGACGGCACGCGCCTGTACGTCAACGAGAGCGTGCAGCGTAAGCTCTGGGTCTACGACCGCGCCGGCGACGGCACGCTGTCCAACAAGCGCCTGCTGCGGGCGTTCCCCGATTTCGGCCTGGACGGCATGCGCTGCGACGCGGCCGGCAACCTGTACCTGGCCCGCTACGACGCCGGCAAGGTGCTGGTGCTCGCTCCGGACGGCACGCTCCTGCACGAGATCGCGACCAAGGGCCGCAAGCCCACCAACGTGGCCTTCGGCGGCAAGGATGGGCGCGACGTCTACGTGACCCTGCAGGACCGCGGCGCGATCGAGACCTTCCGCAGCGATCTGCCCGGACGCGAACACGGGCGTTAG
- a CDS encoding EF-hand domain-containing protein yields the protein MPRRSSLLLALLLAAATGPAAAQNLQSTSSAVTEPLRDVPVGVVSQPLNSGEVTHQVQLDVPQGQAPVTVRTIQPDRVAGNYRIDFDALDSDHDGYLSRSEAQANPALADEFDALDTRRSGRLSREQLAGWLK from the coding sequence ATGCCTCGCCGTTCGTCCCTGCTCCTCGCCCTCCTGCTCGCGGCCGCCACCGGCCCGGCCGCCGCGCAGAACCTGCAGTCCACCTCCAGCGCGGTCACCGAACCGTTGCGCGACGTCCCGGTCGGCGTGGTCTCGCAGCCGCTGAACAGCGGCGAGGTGACCCACCAGGTGCAACTGGACGTGCCGCAGGGCCAGGCGCCGGTCACCGTGCGCACCATCCAGCCCGACCGCGTCGCCGGCAACTACCGCATCGACTTCGACGCGCTGGACAGCGACCACGACGGCTACCTGAGCCGCAGCGAGGCGCAGGCCAATCCCGCGCTGGCCGACGAATTCGACGCACTGGACACCCGCCGCAGCGGGCGCCTGAGCCGCGAACAGCTGGCCGGCTGGCTCAAGTAA
- a CDS encoding UbiH/UbiF family hydroxylase has protein sequence MSRRGVLDVVVVGGGVVGAACALALAGEGLAVALVEGREPPRWSAAEPDLRVYAFAPDNAALLQALGVWPQVLAWRAQAYRRMRVWDAAGGGELAFDADALGRDQLGWIVEHALLVEQLWAALPAAGVQLHCPARVEAVELADERVRLRLDDGSRLDARLAIAADGADSTLRGLAGLDAPAHDYGQRGVVAFVQTDLPHQDTAWQRFLPGGPLAFLPFADGRSSIVWTLPETEAARVLALDDAAFGAELTQAFGARLGAVHALSPRVGFPLRRQLVEDYHRGRLLVLGDAAHVVHPLAGQGVNLGLRDVAALAAQVRQAQARRVDWSAPHRLARWARGRRSDNTVAAYGFDAINRLFSNDEMHLTLLRGPLLGLAGKLPMLMHGFWKRASGV, from the coding sequence GCGGCGTGGTCGGCGCCGCCTGCGCGCTGGCGCTGGCCGGCGAAGGCCTGGCGGTGGCGCTGGTCGAGGGCCGCGAGCCGCCGCGCTGGTCGGCGGCCGAACCGGACCTGCGGGTCTATGCCTTCGCGCCCGACAACGCCGCGCTGCTGCAGGCGCTCGGGGTGTGGCCGCAGGTGCTGGCGTGGCGCGCCCAGGCCTACCGGCGCATGCGCGTGTGGGACGCCGCCGGCGGTGGCGAGCTGGCCTTCGATGCCGACGCGCTGGGCCGCGACCAGTTGGGCTGGATCGTCGAGCACGCGCTGCTGGTCGAGCAGCTGTGGGCGGCGCTGCCGGCGGCCGGGGTGCAGCTGCACTGCCCGGCGCGGGTGGAGGCGGTGGAGCTGGCGGACGAACGCGTGCGCCTGCGCCTGGACGACGGCAGCCGGCTCGACGCGCGCCTGGCGATCGCCGCCGACGGCGCCGATTCCACCCTGCGCGGCCTGGCCGGGCTGGATGCGCCGGCGCACGACTACGGCCAGCGCGGCGTGGTCGCCTTCGTGCAGACCGACCTGCCGCATCAGGACACCGCCTGGCAGCGCTTCCTGCCTGGCGGGCCGCTGGCGTTCCTGCCGTTCGCCGACGGCCGCAGTTCGATCGTGTGGACGCTGCCGGAGACCGAGGCGGCGCGGGTGCTGGCGCTGGACGATGCCGCGTTCGGCGCCGAGCTGACCCAGGCCTTCGGCGCGCGGCTGGGCGCGGTGCACGCGCTGTCGCCGCGGGTCGGTTTCCCGCTGCGCCGGCAACTGGTGGAGGACTACCACCGCGGCCGCCTGCTGGTGCTGGGCGACGCCGCGCACGTGGTGCATCCGCTGGCCGGGCAGGGCGTCAACCTCGGCCTGCGCGACGTCGCCGCGCTGGCCGCGCAGGTGCGCCAGGCGCAGGCGCGGCGGGTCGACTGGTCGGCGCCGCACCGGCTGGCGCGCTGGGCGCGCGGCCGCCGCAGCGACAACACCGTGGCCGCCTACGGATTCGATGCGATCAACCGGCTGTTCTCCAACGACGAGATGCACCTGACCCTGCTGCGCGGCCCGCTGCTGGGCCTGGCCGGCAAGCTGCCGATGCTGATGCACGGGTTCTGGAAGCGCGCTTCGGGGGTGTAG